A DNA window from Camelina sativa cultivar DH55 chromosome 13, Cs, whole genome shotgun sequence contains the following coding sequences:
- the LOC104737444 gene encoding F-box protein At4g02760-like isoform X1, producing the protein MDAPNPKRPCHAPSVTSSLENPCPLPSAPGFNQSNIDLTISSFLSLSDLPLFASPLSIGCSFDRVLDKVIPSAAGTSHDEFEQDRFLDRTLQLASVLYKSTERCIRKRATLQNSISWPLLPELTIKVFSMLDTKSLMQASACCTMFNKCAMDRVCYSHIDLTTAAEHVDNGVVCRMIHRAGKELRSFKLGSISPSAGSTSLLTRSCLTPLTFNHGFAGGYLRSLHLYHLRMMDGESLSPVLSACLNLTDLKIVGFVSGRWLNPLEQLGSLTRNCPLIENLFIEIFNSAGRITESSLLEFGDNFPNVISLSLLCFRLNDAIAQKLIQGFRHLKHINLSRSPEISGCFLRSLGLCCKDSPLETLILCNCNSLKEIEVWLFLCSLLDGDFKSIRLIDVSNNQGLVSDEGSSSSGPRFPIEELKKQRPDVTFVAIFESQSSSSSSSGEVYPDGTSSSTSETSSESLLSWSSNNNSEDEHDYDMDSI; encoded by the exons ATGGACGCTCCCAATCCCAAGCGACCTTGCCATGCCCCTTCGGTTACCTCCTCGTTAGAAAACCCTTGTCCCCTCCCTAGTGCTCCAGGTTTCAACCAAAGCAACATCGATCTGActatttcttctttcctttcatTGTCGGACTTGCCTTTGTTCGCCTCACCACTCTCTATTGGATGCTCTTTTGATCGAGTGCTTGATAAAGTTATCCCCTCAGCAGCTGGAACTTCCCATGATGAATTCGAGCAGGATCGTTTCCTGGATCGTACTCTCCAACTCGCATCGGTTCTTTACAAGTCCACAGAACGTTGCATCAGAAAACGCGCCACCCTCCAAAATTCCATATCGTGGCCTCTCCTCCCTGAACTAACCATTAAG GTATTCTCAATGCTTGACACAAAGTCTCTCATGCAAGCTTCTGCATGCTGCACGATGTTCAACAAGTGTGCCATGGATCGTGTATGTTACTCTCACATCGACCTAACAACCGCTGCCGAACATGTTGATAATGGAGTTGTGTGTAGAATGATCCATCGGGCAGGAAAAGAACTCAG ATCCTTCAAACTCGGTTCTATTTCTCCCTCAGCTGGATCTACATCTTTGCTCACAAGATCCTGTCTTACCCCACTAACTTTTAATCATGGTTTTGCTGG GGGTTATTTGAGAAGTCTACACCTTTACCATCTCAGAATGATGGATGGCGAGTCCTTATCTCCTGTGTTGTCAGCCTGTTTAAATCTCACTGATTTGAAGATTGTTGGATT TGTTTCAGGACGCTGGTTAAATCCACTAGAGCAGTTAGGTTCACTCACGAGAAACTGTCCCTTGATAGAGAACCTGTTCATAGAGATATTTAATTCAGCAG GCCGTATAACAGAGTCAAGCTTGTTAGAGTTTGGGGATAATTTCCCAAACGTAATTTCGCTATCACTCCTATGTTTTCGGCTAAATGACGCAATAGCACAAAAATTAATTCAG GGTTTTCGTCACCTGAAGCACATTAATTTGTCGAGATCGCCTGAAATTAGTGGTTGCTTTTTGAG GAGTTTGGGACTTTGCTGCAAAGATAGTCCACTGGAGACTCTAATATTGTGCAACTGCAATTCTCTAAAGGAG ATAGAAGTTTGgctgtttttgtgttctttactgGACGGAGACTTCAAATCCATTCGACTAATC GACGTATCTAACAACCAAGGTTTAGTCTCTGATGAAGGCAGTAGTTCTTCTGGACCAAG ATTTCCTATCGAGGAGCTGAAAAAACAGAGACCAGATGTCACATTTGTGGCAATATTTGAATCACagtcatcatcgtcatcaag CTCAGGTGAGGTATATCCCGACGGCACCTCTTCCTCGACTTCTGAGACTAGCAGCGAGAGCCTCCTTTCCTGGAGTTCTAATAATAACAGCGAGGATGAGCATGACTACGACATGGACTCTATATAA
- the LOC104738483 gene encoding photosystem I reaction center subunit II-1, chloroplastic-like, which produces MATQAAGIFNSAITTAATSGAKKLHFFSTTHRPKSLSFTKTSIRAEKKDSSAAPAAAAAPAVKEAPVGFTPPELDPNTPSPIFAGSTGGLLRKAQVEEFYVITWNSPKEQIFEMPTGGAAIMREGPNLLKLARKEQCLALGTRLRSKYKIKYQFYRVFPNGEVQYLHPKDGVYPEKANPGREGVGQNMRSIGKNVSPIEVKFTGK; this is translated from the coding sequence atggcAACCCAAGCCGCCGGGATCTTCAACTCCGCCATAACAACCGCCGCAACCTCCGGCGCCAAGAAACTCCACTTTTTCTCGACAACCCACCGTCCCAAATCCCTCTCTTTCACCAAAACCTCGATCCGCgcagagaagaaagattccTCCGCCGCCCCCGCCGCCGCTGCAGCCCCCGCCGTGAAAGAAGCTCCCGTGGGATTCACGCCACCGGAGCTAGACCCAAACACACCGTCTCCGATCTTCGCTGGAAGCACCGGTGGACTCCTAAGGAAAGCACAGGTGGAAGAGTTCTACGTTATCACATGGAACTCACCGAAAGAACAGATCTTTGAGATGCCGACAGGAGGAGCAGCGATCATGAGGGAAGGTCCGAATCTGCTGAAGCTAGCTAGGAAAGAACAGTGTTTAGCTTTGGGGACAAGGCTTAGATCCAAGTACAAGATCAAGTACCAGTTCTACAGAGTGTTCCCCAACGGTGAGGTTCAGTATTTGCATCCTAAAGATGGTGTTTACCCAGAGAAGGCCAACCCGGGAAGAGAAGGTGTTGGTCAGAACATGAGATCTATTGGCAAAAATGTTAGTCCCATTGAAGTTAAGTTTACTGGCAAA
- the LOC104737446 gene encoding ent-copalyl diphosphate synthase, chloroplastic, whose protein sequence is MSYLHQYHGLNSIPSTNFLSTPTTISSTWSSLSSCFLKISGSPLNVARNKTRCGSIYSSTSNLRTQEYVHYQELQHDLPLIHWQEIQGEDAPQIIIGSRNIAIEETVKSVKSILRNLNDGEITISAYDTAWVALIDAGDKTPAFPSAVKWIAGNQLSDGSWGDAYLFSYHDRLINTLACVVALRSWNLFPRQCHKGITFFRDNIGKLEEEDDEHMPIGFEVAFPSLLEIARELDIDVPYDSPVLKDIYAKKELKLTRIPKEIMHKIPTTLLHSLEGMRDLDWEKLLKLQSQDGSFLFSPSSTAFAFMQTRDSNCLGYLRNAVKRFDGGVPNVFPVDLFEHIWIVDRLQRLGISRYFEEEIKECLDYVHRYWTDEGICWARCSHVQDIDDTAMAFRLLRLHGYQVSADVFKNFEKEGEFFCFVGQSNQAVTGMFNLYRASQLAFPRDEILKNAKEFSYNYLQDKRERDELLDKWIIMKDLPGEIGLALEIPWYASLPRVETRFYIDQYGGENDVWIGKTLYRMPYVNNNEYLELAKQDYNNCQALHQLEWDTFQKWYEDNRLNECGVSRSEVLECYYLAAATIFESERSHERMIWAKSSVLVKAISSSFGKSSDSRRSFSDQFHKYIANARRSDHHHFNDRSMRLDRPGSFQASRLVVGILIGTLNQMSFDLFMSHGRDVNNLLYQSWGEWMEKWKIKGDEGEVGELMVKMVILMNSNDQTSFFSHPHFVRLAEIINRICLPRQYFKARRNDEKEKTIIKSMEKEMEQMVELALSESDTFRDVGITFLDVAKAFYYSATCGDHLQTHISKVLFQKVL, encoded by the exons GGTCTCCTCTCAATGTCGCTAGAAACAAAACCAGATGCGGTTCCATATATTCTTCAACTTCAAACCTTCGAACTCAAG AATACGTTCATTATCAGGAGCTTCAACATGATCTACCTCTAATACACTGGCAAGAGATTCAAGGAGAAGATGCTCCTCAG ATTATTATTGGAAGTAGGAATATTGCAATCGAAGAAACAGTGAAGAGTGTGAAATCTATTTTGAGAAACTTAAATGACGGTGAAATTACGATATCGGCTTATGATACAGCTTGGGTGGCATTAATAGACGCCGGAGATAAAACTCCGGCATTTCCCTCTGCCGTGAAATGGATCGCCGGTAACCAACTCTCTGATGGATCTTGGGGTGATGcttatctcttctcttatcATGATCGTCTCATCAATACACTTGCATGCGTCGTTGCTCTAAGATCATGGAATCTCTTTCCTCGTCAATGCCACAaag GAATCACGTTTTTTCGGGATAATATCGGGAagctcgaagaagaagacgatgagcaTATGCCTATCGGATTCGAAGTAGCATTCCCATCGTTACTTGAGATAGCTCGAGAATTAGACATTGATGTACCGTACGATTCTCCCGTCTTAAAAGATATATACGCCAAGAAAGAGCTAAAGCTAACAAG GATACCGAAAGAGATAATGCACAAGATACCAACAACATTGTTGCATAGTTTAGAGGGTATGCGTGACTTAGATTGGGAGAAGCTCTTAAAACTTCAATCTCAAGACGGGTCTTtcctcttctctccttcttctacgGCTTTCGCATTCATGCAGACCCGAGACAGTAACTGCCTCGGGTATTTACGAAATGCCGTCAAACGTTTCGATGGAGGAG tTCCCAATGTCTTCCCTGTGGATCTTTTCGAGCACATATGGATAGTGGATCGGCTACAACGGTTAGGGATATCGAGATACTTTGAAGAAGAGATTAAAGAGTGTCTAGACTATGTTCACag ATATTGGACAGACGAAGGCATATGTTGGGCTAGATGTTCCCATGTCCAAGACATCGACGATACAGCCATGGCATTTAGGCTCTTAAGACTTCATGGATACCAAGTTTCCGCAG ATGTATTCAAGAACTTTGAGAAAGAAGGAGAGTTTTTCTGCTTTGTGGGGCAATCAAACCAAGCGGTGACCGGTATGTTCAATCTGTACCGGGCATCGCAATTGGCGTTTCCAAGGGATGAGATATTGAAAAACGCCAAAGAATTCTCTTATAATTATCTACAAGATAAACGAGAGAGAGACGAGTTGCTTGATAAGTGGATTATAATGAAAGACCTACCAGGCGAG ATTGGGCTTGCCTTAGAGATTCCATGGTACGCAAGCTTGCCTCGAGTAGAGACGAGATTCTATATTGATCAATATGGTGGAGAAAACGACGTTTGGATTGGCAAGACCCTCTATAG GATGCCATACGTGAACAATAATGAATATCTGGAATTAGCAAAACAAGATTACAACAATTGCCAAGCTCTGCATCAGCTCGAATGGGACACATTCCAAAA GTGGTATGAAGATAATAGGTTAAATGAGTGTGGGGTGAGCAGGAGTGAGGTTCTCGAGTGTTACTACTTAGCGGCTGCAACTATCTTTGAATCAGAAAGGTCACATGAGAGAATGATTTGGGCTAAGTCAAGTGTATTGGTTAAagccatttcttcttcttttggaaaaTCCTCTGACTCCAGAAGAAGCTTCTCCGACCAGTTTCATAAATATATTGCCAATGCTCGACGAAGTGATCATCATCACTTCAATGACAG GAGCATGAGATTGGACCGACCAGGAAGCTTTCAGGCGAGTCGGCTTGTCGTCGGAATCTTAATCGGAACTTTGAATCAAATGTCTTTTGATCTTTTCATGTCTCATGGCCGTGACGTTAACAATCTCCTTTATCAATCG TGGGGAGAGTGGATggagaaatggaaaataaaGGGAGATGAAGGAGAAGTAGGAGAGCTCATGGTGAAGATGGTAATTCTGATGAACAGCAATGACCAAACTAGCTTCTTCTCTCATCCTCACTTCGTTCGTCTCGCGGAAATCATCAATCGTATCTGTCTTCCTCGCCAATACTTTAAG GCAAGGAGAAACgatgagaaggagaagacaATAATAAAGAgtatggagaaggagatggagCAAATGGTTGAGTTAGCATTGTCGGAGAGTGACACATTCCGTGACGTCGGCATCACGTTTCTTGATGTAGCAAAAGCATTTTACTACTCTGCTACATGTGGCGATCATCTCCAAACTCACATCTCCAAAGTCTTGTTTCAAAAAGTCttgtaa
- the LOC104737444 gene encoding F-box protein At4g02760-like isoform X2, whose amino-acid sequence MDAPNPKRPCHAPSVTSSLENPCPLPSAPGFNQSNIDLTISSFLSLSDLPLFASPLSIGCSFDRVLDKVIPSAAGTSHDEFEQDRFLDRTLQLASVLYKSTERCIRKRATLQNSISWPLLPELTIKVFSMLDTKSLMQASACCTMFNKCAMDRVCYSHIDLTTAAEHVDNGVVCRMIHRAGKELRSFKLGSISPSAGSTSLLTRSCLTPLTFNHGFAGGYLRSLHLYHLRMMDGESLSPVLSACLNLTDLKIVGFVSGRWLNPLEQLGSLTRNCPLIENLFIEIFNSAGRITESSLLEFGDNFPNVISLSLLCFRLNDAIAQKLIQGFRHLKHINLSRSPEISGCFLRSLGLCCKDSPLETLILCNCNSLKEDVSNNQGLVSDEGSSSSGPRFPIEELKKQRPDVTFVAIFESQSSSSSSSGEVYPDGTSSSTSETSSESLLSWSSNNNSEDEHDYDMDSI is encoded by the exons ATGGACGCTCCCAATCCCAAGCGACCTTGCCATGCCCCTTCGGTTACCTCCTCGTTAGAAAACCCTTGTCCCCTCCCTAGTGCTCCAGGTTTCAACCAAAGCAACATCGATCTGActatttcttctttcctttcatTGTCGGACTTGCCTTTGTTCGCCTCACCACTCTCTATTGGATGCTCTTTTGATCGAGTGCTTGATAAAGTTATCCCCTCAGCAGCTGGAACTTCCCATGATGAATTCGAGCAGGATCGTTTCCTGGATCGTACTCTCCAACTCGCATCGGTTCTTTACAAGTCCACAGAACGTTGCATCAGAAAACGCGCCACCCTCCAAAATTCCATATCGTGGCCTCTCCTCCCTGAACTAACCATTAAG GTATTCTCAATGCTTGACACAAAGTCTCTCATGCAAGCTTCTGCATGCTGCACGATGTTCAACAAGTGTGCCATGGATCGTGTATGTTACTCTCACATCGACCTAACAACCGCTGCCGAACATGTTGATAATGGAGTTGTGTGTAGAATGATCCATCGGGCAGGAAAAGAACTCAG ATCCTTCAAACTCGGTTCTATTTCTCCCTCAGCTGGATCTACATCTTTGCTCACAAGATCCTGTCTTACCCCACTAACTTTTAATCATGGTTTTGCTGG GGGTTATTTGAGAAGTCTACACCTTTACCATCTCAGAATGATGGATGGCGAGTCCTTATCTCCTGTGTTGTCAGCCTGTTTAAATCTCACTGATTTGAAGATTGTTGGATT TGTTTCAGGACGCTGGTTAAATCCACTAGAGCAGTTAGGTTCACTCACGAGAAACTGTCCCTTGATAGAGAACCTGTTCATAGAGATATTTAATTCAGCAG GCCGTATAACAGAGTCAAGCTTGTTAGAGTTTGGGGATAATTTCCCAAACGTAATTTCGCTATCACTCCTATGTTTTCGGCTAAATGACGCAATAGCACAAAAATTAATTCAG GGTTTTCGTCACCTGAAGCACATTAATTTGTCGAGATCGCCTGAAATTAGTGGTTGCTTTTTGAG GAGTTTGGGACTTTGCTGCAAAGATAGTCCACTGGAGACTCTAATATTGTGCAACTGCAATTCTCTAAAGGAG GACGTATCTAACAACCAAGGTTTAGTCTCTGATGAAGGCAGTAGTTCTTCTGGACCAAG ATTTCCTATCGAGGAGCTGAAAAAACAGAGACCAGATGTCACATTTGTGGCAATATTTGAATCACagtcatcatcgtcatcaag CTCAGGTGAGGTATATCCCGACGGCACCTCTTCCTCGACTTCTGAGACTAGCAGCGAGAGCCTCCTTTCCTGGAGTTCTAATAATAACAGCGAGGATGAGCATGACTACGACATGGACTCTATATAA